GCAATCCGAAGGAAGTTCCGGCTCATGCGGCTGTGATTGTTGAAGCGTATAAGAATATTGCGGCTAATATTGCTTCTGAGGTTGAGAAATTAACGGACGAGCAAATGGTTGAGAGTGTACAGACCTTTGCTGGATTAATGCCTCGTGGTGCAATGCTTAGATCGCTTATAGATCACCAGACACATCATCGTGGTCAAATGACTGTTCTCTTACGTCAAGCAGGTCTTCGTGTACCTGGCGTAATTGGTCCTACTCGAGAAGAACAAGCTCAAATGAAATAGTTACTGGTGCTTGTCCCTAGTGATAGCTTGCCGAAAAGGGA
This genomic stretch from Paenibacillus sp. FSL H7-0737 harbors:
- a CDS encoding DinB family protein, with protein sequence MYRTVQDFLGEWASASAGTIRVLESLTDDKLDQVIVEGHNSLGWLGWHLATCPMFFGGQVGLTLTPVGNPKEVPAHAAVIVEAYKNIAANIASEVEKLTDEQMVESVQTFAGLMPRGAMLRSLIDHQTHHRGQMTVLLRQAGLRVPGVIGPTREEQAQMK